tatttATTTACAGATGAGCGCAGTCTGattttttcccatacaataagTTACCATATGATAATCCTATGAAGACGTCATCTGAGCACACAGATCATCAGAACCCCCACCACccaaataaacatgtttattggAATAAAAAGGAACATATATtccaaaaaattacttttgtttgaAATTGCATATAGACTGTGTATAACATGTTCAGTTTTACCATTAGCTATGTAGCAGATATTCAAATTTatcttcaattattattattattattttgtaaaaagaaTATGACCAAAGTTATTTTCAACATATTGTGGGATATACTAAAATAatctgtgttttaaaatatagcaatattttataaactgtaatttatgtttgtattaatgctgccttcacgtgcttTCAGAGTTTCCCACTCGGAAGTTGCACTTGAATGACCCCTCGAGTGCTGTGTTCCATTGAaatcggatgtgggatattcctacttgatatatctgatctccaaccataaatgcgTGCAGAAGATAACGTTTatggaaacaaaactgcaatgctcccattagctAAGCAGGTGTTTGGGTGTTTCTTAATTCTAAGAATGCAGAGAACAGACTTTGGTTCTTGTGAAGAACAGTCTTGCCAAGCTTCCTTGAAAGAACAAACTTGGAAGGACAAGAGGATGCAGAACGCATCTATTGcaagctttgagatgtgctgcgatCTTCCTGTTGCCCAATAAACCATCACAGCACATTTGAATccagtgagagaactactggcattatcacaccagtgaggttttgcaggactagtcacacattaaaagaataaagtctgtaaacactagttttctccatgtttattactgtaataaattgATGCCCAAAATAAAAACGACTCTCACGAGCCGTCAGACATTCGTGATCTTGGAGACCTCATACTGGTTTGATATTCCTGCAaccttatttaaaaacatttggtgGTATAAGTTTTCTATTACAGTGTGACTTTGAGCTGACAGATGACACTGGGTTATATCTTCAAACCTTCATCTCTGGATGCATGCAGCGGTTGACTATGGGCCCAAGAGAGCTGGTCGGGCAGGTCGTGACCAAACCATTCCCTCCTGGGGGCAACACTGCCTTTTTATCCTCATAGAAAGCTTCCAGTGGAGAGTACTGGCCTGGACACTGAAGCTGGTGCCTGCAAGAATGCACAATTTGACTTAAATAGTGTTGTCATGGAAAGCATTACACTAAACAGGAAGTTGCTTTATTAAGATGAACACACTAGACAAAAGCGTTAAACTGCATAGAACAATGCAATTGCTTGGGCATGACACTCTAACATTATAAACAGTTTATAAACATAGTTCAAAAAGTTCaagttgtatttgttttgaattacAATTTTAGCACACTGCATATAACTAATTTAAAAgataaacaaagaaaaagtgagtcaaagtaaaataatgaatttcatGTGACATCACTTGCTACACACAGCTTGTGTTTAATaacttaaaacatcttaaaaatagaaattatgCATTCATAAGAACAAATGAGAAAGACATAACTAGTGTTGCATGTCTAATGAGACAAAAAGACACTTACCGGACCTGGTTCTCCAGGAAGTGCATGTGACGGTACAATAGTGTGTACGAAGGAGACAAAATCCCTACAGACTTCATCCGTGCCCCTCGTTCCAGCTCACTTTCCACGGGCATGTTGGCAAAGCACGCTAGTCCGAAGTAACAGCCTTTACGGAAGTATCTACAAAAAGAGATATGCACATTTGAAATGGATGCATACATGCACTAAATGACATTGTTAATGTCATGCacatgtctgctaaatgactaaatggaaATGTGATGCACATGGTTCTGAAAATGAGTAACAACAAATCAAACTGTTTGTCCAATGGTCAAAAAACATTTGTCACTAAATATGATGCAGAtattataaaactttttttatcattttttttttccaatttggaattcccaatgcactctaagtccttgtggtggtgtagcgactcatctcaatccaggtggcagaggacgaatctcagttgcctccacgtctgagacagtcaatccacacatcttatcatgtggcttgttgagcgtgtaactgcggagacatagtgtgtgtggaggcttcacgctattctccgcggcatccacgcacaactcaccacatgccccaccgagaactacctacattatagcaaccatgaggaggttaacccatgtgactctaccctccctagcaactgggccaatttggttgcttaggagacctagctggagtcactcagcacgccctggattcgaactcgcgactgcTGGTGATAGCATTTGGTCTTAATGTAACACCATATAATGACCAAAAGGGCTGTTGTTTAAATCTACAGGGCCAGGACAAAATTATTATGGTCTTAATGAGTAGGCTACACCATATATttatgaatggtgccaaaagcactGCCTTTAATGGAGTGCTCCTTAAAAAATCTGGTTATTTGAGTTGTGACAGATGATGATTGCttatatctttaaatatatttgtatttatattttgaaatatgcTCTACAATAGGAATTCCCACATGAAGTCACTTGAGATCCGATGGGAGCCACTGGCCATTGACTTGAATTCGACTCCCTCCAGGTTCACATCTTGAGGTAGGCACCATTCTATCATGTTCCCTGAAAAAGATACAATGAGGGCCTATGTAAACAAATGCGAAGCTGTTGGACCAGATTTTAATCAAATGGTGTTTGCAGAAGGACTAAAAACCTCTTCAAATGGCTCGTCTGAGCTCTCTAAGTCTAAAAAAGGAAGTCAGTAAAAAGACAGTAGTCAGCTGGATAACTTGATAATACAACTCTCACTTCATTCATTTCGTAACATGTGATATTGCAAAACATCACTCTATAATGAAAGAATGTGGATGTATCTGTCACAGACATGAGCATCTGCAAAATAACATCTTAAggtaaatgtgcttttttttcctGATAACAAAATATATCAAGATggagaaaatgtatttgtatttatttttattgaatattgatggagcaaaataaattgtgaaaataaacaataacagaaggttgttttaattaaaattattatttttgtaaaaggtGGAAAAAGAGCATTTTACCCCGCACACTTGGGGCTAAAGGTCCTCAGTGGGCTTTATAGTGATATAGTGTAAATATATGGGCAACaactaatgtaaaataaatttgagacagcaagatgcttttttgagtaacaaattaggATACcgcttattcaaaataatttcttcagaaaagggtgcaccatTATCtcttcatttcaaacacatttggcccTTCATAATATGTTAAGTACATATTAATGTCCATTGTGACTGGATTAttagtcaatgtgagcccacttcaaaaaagaagaagaaaatcaaATCGCCccaaagtggaaaaaaaaaatcactttgaataaaacttaaaataacaaataagtattttgtctcaaaacaaATGTGAGAATTCCAGGgcttttcattagctacatacatttaaaaaaatctatcaatcaaactttagacattacgtgcattttttttttatgtgacaaaCAGGTGTCAAGGAAAGTTTTGTGGTAGttaagtgttttgggagaaaatctaaTCAAGTGTGCCTTTAGTCCCGCTGTACCCTATTATATCTCTATCAGTCATGCAATAATATTTCATCAGTGTATAAACCTCACCCGATCTCGTGGCGAAAGTCACAACAAACACGGCAACAATTTGATCTTTTTCCTCCCATCCTTTGATCCTCCGGTCTCTGACTGACAGTCCATGAAAGGCGCAGTCTCCCTCCTCATCCGAGACAGAAGCATCTCCTACCGGGCCACTCTGATTATAGGGGGAATGTGCACTTTCACCTAAAACAGCTGTTACTTTATTCGGTCTCACCGGGCATGTGTTTGAGGAGAGTTCTGCCCCTACACCGCCCCAGGACGGTAAACTCGATATACCGGACTGCAAAGAATCCTCTGACACTGGCGACGGAACCGATGGGGGAAGTTCGGCCGGGGGAACCTCCTCCCAGTCCAGCAGAGGAGCGTGATCCGACTGCTCCACCATAGTGTTCTTTAATATTAATTCAAATATTAAATCGAGGGGGAAACACAGTCGTTGCACTCGGCTCGGTCAGAGCGACAAACGGCTACACACGAGACGGAACATAGCGGATGCAATTCAGAGGATGCCTAACTGTAGTAATCGAGATGGGGTACCATCAGATGCTACACTGTTGTGATGATGTCACTCACTTCCGCTCACGTGGTGTAAAAGGGTTATTGTGATCGACCTCCTCCCACCCGAAAAATAAATAGTGTGATGTTGCCTGTTTGCGCAATTCCCTAAAATAAATATGCAGATGACTCTGACTACCAAAATTAGTTTTCCCTAACCGTCAGAATTCATGTAGGCTACCTCTAAATCAAACTTTAGCTTTCttatgtagatgtttatttaaatatattaagaaATATTCAAAATGAGAGTGTTACATTTCTTTGCATAGGTGAAAAGGTTAGCAGACTTAATTAAGGGCACTTACATCATGCTCCTGCCACTGCGCCCATTAATGGATTCGTCATTGACGTTCACGAGCCAAGTTCAAGCGTGGTGGCACATGTGCTCATCTAATGGTgtgcggtaaagttagttttatatttgacattcgttTGACGTTCGCGACAACCCCCATTAAACTCTCcgtgcaaatcacattttcaagcca
The sequence above is a segment of the Xyrauchen texanus isolate HMW12.3.18 chromosome 29, RBS_HiC_50CHRs, whole genome shotgun sequence genome. Coding sequences within it:
- the LOC127623373 gene encoding DENN domain-containing protein 11-like isoform X2 → MVEQSDHAPLLDWEEVPPAELPPSVPSPVSEDSLQSGISSLPSWGGVGAELSSNTCPVRPNKVTAVLGESAHSPYNQSGPVGDASVSDEEGDCAFHGLSVRDRRIKGWEEKDQIVAVFVVTFATRSGNMIEWCLPQDVNLEGVEFKSMASGSHRISSDFIYFRKGCYFGLACFANMPVESELERGARMKSVGILSPSYTLLYRHMHFLENQVRHQLQCPGQYSPLEAFYEDKKAVLPPGGNGLVTTCPTSSLGPIVNRCMHPEMKITHPAGCMSQFICFFGEQIMVLWKIALLRKRILIFSPPPVGVVCYRVYCCCCLANVSIPGMGVSVPELRPFFYVNVADIAALETELSYVACTTEKIFEEKKELYDVYIDNQNVKTHRESLQPLLRLNNADREKYRKLCEQRQLLLYSQEVDGDCTSNEEDLFILFFMEQNNRIFQTLSEVAGSADPTLTAEHVRVMGLDPHSDRSFVVDLLEVYGIDVMLVIDNPCCP
- the LOC127623373 gene encoding DENN domain-containing protein 11-like isoform X1, producing the protein MVEQSDHAPLLDWEEVPPAELPPSVPSPVSEDSLQSGISSLPSWGGVGAELSSNTCPVRPNKVTAVLGESAHSPYNQSGPVGDASVSDEEGDCAFHGLSVRDRRIKGWEEKDQIVAVFVVTFATRSGNMIEWCLPQDVNLEGVEFKSMASGSHRISSDFIYFRKGCYFGLACFANMPVESELERGARMKSVGILSPSYTLLYRHMHFLENQVRHQLQCPGQYSPLEAFYEDKKAVLPPGGNGLVTTCPTSSLGPIVNRCMHPEMKITHPAGCMSQFICFFGEQIMVLWKIALLRKRILIFSPPPVGVVCYRVYCCCCLANVSIPGMGVSVPELRPFFYVNVADIAALETELSYVACTTEKIFEEKKELYDVYIDNQNVKTHRESLQPLLRLNNADREKYRKLCEQRQLLLYSQEVDGDCTSNEEDLFILFFMEQNNRIFQTLSEVAGSADPTLTAEHVRVMGLDPHSDRSFVVDLLEVYGIDVMLVIDNPCCPSHS